A genomic stretch from Taeniopygia guttata chromosome 9, bTaeGut7.mat, whole genome shotgun sequence includes:
- the LOC100219532 gene encoding galactose-3-O-sulfotransferase 2-like, which translates to MLKFKRYLITKLSAIYRCQPGRLWISFSLLVLLLVTLQVVEKLQPPGSCQCELERGLQPTTGQGLASALHSPELLWEDDSPQGQREAEPAPASTEDAFRMQLYLRPETPPGSSQEERWMQRPEESSEEVRAHLSPTELKPRLPGLEEAARESPSPSLPGRAAADLAEAVTSKFIIFANRLGTEEQRGMSPPGMVQVEVQSQTQPRALSSPHPEWGTSFTQPVPNSAQPLQAEDSYKTDLETGFFPSWTEAFRVKEVTAGEGRHVREVTSQGKTCKPKTDLVFLKVHKSASSTVMNILFRFGETHNLTFAFPRGGGFQLYYPHHFMAKFVQGFSPLSPRRFNILCHHMRFLQPEVQKVVPSSAIYFSILRNPVQLMESSFVYYKGASAFSRVRSLEEFLSQPYRYYSPASGDRHYARNLITFDFGFNPDGDVSPERVQLMLKAIEASFDFLLISEYFDESMVLLKEMLCWDLDSVVSFPLNSRDSSTKSALPDSVVEKLKAWNRLDWEIYSHFNRTFWERIERAVGRERLRREVSALRRRRAELAGTCLQGTGSVGPKDIRDSSLRPLQHGGARILGYNLKQGLGRELERTCRRLVTPELQYSSLLYKKQFPPVPPGTEPH; encoded by the exons GAAGCTGAGTGCAATCTACAGGTGCCAGCCAGGTCGGCTCTGGATCTCCTTCAgcctcctcgtcctcctcctgGTCACACTTCAGGTtgtggagaagctgcagcctccTGG GAGCTGCCAGTGTGAGCTGGAGCGTGGCCTGCAGCCGACCACGGGCCAGGGGCTCGCCTCTGCCCTCCACAGCCCCGAGCTGCTGTGGGAGGATGACTCCCCTcaggggcagagggaagctgaGCCAGCCCCTGCTTCCACCGAGGATGCTTTCAGGATGCAGCTGTACCTCAGACCGGAGACCCCTCCGGGAAGCAGCCAAGAGGAGCGCTGGATGCAGCGGCCCGAGGAGAGCAGCGAGGAGGTGAGAGCCCATCTGTCACCCACGGAGCTGAAGCCCCGGCTTCCTGGCCTGGAAGAAGCAGCCAGAGAAAGTCCTTCTCCAAGCCTTCCCGGCAGGGCCGCGGCAGATTTGGCAGAAGCTGTCACCAGCAAGTTCATCATCTTTGCAAacaggctgggcacagaggagcagaggggaaTGTCCCCACCTGGAATGGTGCAGGTGGAGGTACAGAGCCAGACTCAGCCTCGAGCTCTGAGTTCTCCCCACCCTGAGTGGGGCACATCATTCACACAGCCTGTCCCAAACTCAGCTCAACCTCTGCAGGCAGAGGATTCTTACAAAACAGACCTGGAGACAGGATTTTTCCCAAGCTGGACAGAAGCCTTTAGGGTCAAGGAGGTAACAGCTGGGGAAGGTCGGCATGTCAGAGAAGTCACCTCTCAAGGGAAGACGTGCAAGCCCAAGACTGACCTTGTTTTCCTGAAAGTCCACAAGagtgccagcagcactgtcaTGAACATCCTGTTCCGCTTTGGGGAGACACACAACCTCACCTTCGCCTTCCCCCGAGGCGGGGGCTTCCAGCTCTACTACCCCCACCACTTCATGGCCAAGTTTGTGCAGGGCTTCTCCCCTCTGAGCCCCCGGCGCTTCAACATCCTCTGCCACCACATGCGGTTCCTGCAGCCGGAG GTGCAGAAGGtggtgcccagctctgccatctaCTTCTCCATCCTGAGGAACCCCGTGCAGCTGATGGAGTCCTCCTTCGTGTACTACAAGGGCGCGTCGGCCTTCTCGCGCGTCCGCAGCCTGGAGGAGTTCCTCAGCCAGCCCTACCGCTACTACAGCCCCGCCAGCGGCGACCGCCACTACGCCAGGAACCTCATCACCTTCGATTTCGGCTTCAACCCCGACGGAGACGTGTCCCCCGAGCGGGTGCAGCTCATGCTCAAGGCCATCGAGGCGTCCTTCGACTTCCTGCTCATCTCCGAGTACTTCGACGAGTCCATGGTGCTGCTGAAGGAGATGCTGTGCTGGGACCTGGACAGCGTCGTCTCCTTCCCGCTcaacagcagggacagcagcaccaaGTCCGCCCTCCCGGACTCCGTGGTGGAGAAGCTGAAGGCCTGGAACAGGCTGGACTGGGAAATCTACTCGCACTTTAACAGGACATTCTGGGAGAGGATCGAGCGGGCCGtggggcgggagcggctgcggcGGGAGGTGAGCGcgctgcggcggcggcgagcggaGCTGGCTGGGACCTGTCTGCAGGGCACGGGCAGCGTGGGGCCCAAGGACATCAGGGACTCCTCCCTGCGCCCGCTGCAGCACGGTGGGGCCAGGATCCTGGGCTACAACCTCAAGCAGGGCTTGGGGCGGGAGCTGGAGCGGACCTGCCGGCGGCTGGTGACGCCGGAGCTGCAGTACAGCAGCCTCCTCTACAAGAAGCAGTTCCCCCCGGTGCCGCCCGGCACTGAGCCCCACTGA